A genomic region of Metopolophium dirhodum isolate CAU chromosome 1, ASM1992520v1, whole genome shotgun sequence contains the following coding sequences:
- the LOC132933313 gene encoding zinc finger MYM-type protein 1-like yields MKFKGANKSLDTLNFFIKTNKPCTSVCLKEPDPDSCMEVEYSNVDNQDPGKPNLPAILSSDKTMSLLKPDPKSCMELECLVDNMEEEPERKNLLVLPSFEKELNASSCDGTKYLNTYVGDKEKLNEFTVLCVPDKTDVESPDIYESVNNLQSVSPMFKNDPVLFMNKSITPGLKLIQLEMGPCQPVATDLPNGKFPKDESNPPRSFSTSYYTKLVNGKSEHRSWITYSPSMNRIYCWTCKLFGSIRAQKNSFVTTGCNSWGHLGGLYGRIHLHETCKDHLEAELNKIMYINNNRVDIQLMNSNNKHVAMNRAVVHVLMDIVLCLSKHNDAFRGHTECLTNGTSGKFLDWVNVFAKHHTILATHLENIKSSTKKQRLTFLSKSSQNSMLNCIDESIRETILKEVKAAGMYSLILDSTTDVSKLDQFAFVLRYCTNDGLIKERLICVDETVDSTGNGMYELFCKVCDKYNLNWRHDLIGQAYDGASNMQGAVKGLRSLIQNENKSALHVWCSAHCLNLAVVDCCEATECAQDFFGAISSLVTFLGARKRTATYVEFQKQLYKNQRIRRLKSFSATRWTYHDRSLEVIQITYKSIILTLKKISLEETDKKNRHLANSFLKQLNSFKFVLTMHMMRNIFSITTPLSNYLQNPAIDFIQAIHLIKVTRQQIQDLRAMKTESVYENLFTETKLFCEAQDLEEHDLAEVRTSRKKKMSGEISSDERITSANYRYVCEVYRCSLDVILSKLDDRFSGSENIFKEFSLLLPERLELNKVSPNKFDYLVNCATTNDIKMQCKHSKHTINTNDLSDQYDTDSDDSEETIHVTAIYSALCKMGMVSAFPNLFMAYKGICTLPPTSATAERCFSKLKLIKTKLRSTIGEKRLDNLMLISCNPDRSIEVSIEDAINKFASTSSVLQKALMYC; encoded by the exons atgaaatttaaaggGGCTAATAAAAGCCTGGacacattaaatttttttattaaaacaaataaaccttGTACCTCAG TGTGTCTAAAAGAACCAGATCCCGATAGCTGTATGGAAGTTGAATATTCAAATGTAGATAACCAAGATCCAGGGAAACCGAATTTACCAGCTATACTGAGTTCTGACAAAACAA TGTCCCTATTGAAACCAGATCCTAAAAGTTGTATGGAACTAGAATGTCTTGTTGATAATATGGAAGAGGAGCCAGAGAGAAAGAATTTACTGGTTTTACCTAGCTTTGAAAAAGAACTTA atGCAAGTAGCTGTGAtggaactaaatatttaaacacttaTGTAGGAGATAAGgagaaattaaatgaatttacaGTACTTTGTGTTCCTGACAAAACAG atGTTGAGTCTCCTGATATCTATGAATctgttaataatttacaatcagTTTcgccaatgtttaaaaatgatccagttttatttatgaataaatcaaTCACACCTGGATTGAAGTTAATTCAATTAGAAATGGGTCCATGTCAACCAGTTGCTACCGATTTACCCAATGGTAAATTTCCTAAAGATGAATCAAATCCACCACGTTCGTTttcaacatcatattatacaaagttGGTTAATGGAAAGTCTGAACATCGATCGTGGATTACATACTCGCCTTCAATGAATAGAATTTATTGCTGGACATGCAAACTGTTTGGTTCTATTAGAGCTCAAAAAAACTCTTTTGTCACTACAGGTTGCAATTCATGGGGACATTTAGGTGGTTTATATGGTCGAATTCATTTACATGAAACTTGTAAAGATCACTTAGAagctgaattaaataaaataatgtacataaataataatcgtgttGATATTCAGTTAATGAATTCTAATAATAAGCATGTTGCAATGAATAGAGCAGTTGTGCATGTATTAATGGATATAGTGTTATGTTTATCCAAACATAATGATGCATTCAGAGGCCATACTGAGTGTTTAACTAATGGTACAAGTGGAAAATTTCTAGATTGGGTCAACGTTTTTGCCAAACATCATACAATTTTAGCTACAcacttggaaaatattaaatcatcaacaaaaaaacaaagatTGACATTTCTATCTAAATCATCACAAAATTCTATGCTCAACTGTATTGATGAATCGATCCGTGAAACTATTTTAAAGGAAGTGAAAGCGGCTGGAATGTATTCACTTATACTGGACTCTACAACGGATGTGTCAAAGCTCGACCAATTTGCTTTTGTATTGAGATATTGTACAAACGATGGGCTTATAAAAGAGCGATTAATTTGTGTTGATGAAACAGTAGATTCAACTGGAAATGGGATGTATGAGTTATTTTGTAAAGTATgtgacaaatataatttaaattggagGCATGATCTGATTGGACAAGCTTATGATGGGGCATCTAATATGCAAGGAGCGGTAAAAGGATTACGCTCattaatacaaaatgaaaataaaagtgCACTACATGTATGGTGTAGTGCACATTGCTTAAATTTAGCGGTTGTTGATTGTTGTGAAGCAACTGAATGTGCACAAGACTTTTTTGGTGCAATTAGTAGTTTGGTAACATTTTTAGGTGCCAGAAAGAGAACCGCAACATATGTAGagtttcaaaaacaattatataaaaaccaacGTATTCGTAGGTTAAAAAGTTTTTCTGCTACGAGATGGACATACCATGACCGTTCTTTAGAAGTTAtacaaataacttataaatcaattattttaacattaaaaaaaattagcctTGAAGAAACTGACAAAAAAAACAGACATTTAGCTAATAGTTTTTTAAAGCAACttaattcttttaaatttgttctAACAATGCATATGATGCGCAATATATTCTCAATTACTACacctttatcaaattatttacaaaatccTGCCATCGATTTCATTCAagcaatacatttaattaaagtgACTCGACAACAAATACAAGATTTACGAGCAATGAAAACTGAATCTGTATATGAGAACCTATTTacagaaacaaaattattttgtgaagCACAAGACTTAGAGGAACATGATTTAGCAGAGGTGCGTACATCTCGCAAGAAAAAAATGAGTGGAGAAATAAGTAGTGATGAAAGAATAACTTCAGCAAATTACCGCTATGTATGTGAAGTTTATAGATGTTCATTGGATGTAATTTTATCTAAACTAGATGATAGATTTAGTGGTTCTGAAAATATCTTCAAAGAATTTTCATTACTACTACCTGAACGCTTAGAGTTAAACAAAGTCTCCCCAAATAAATTTGATTACTTGGTAAACTG TGCTACAACAAATGACATAAAAATGCAATGTAAACATTCtaaacatacaattaatacaaatgaTTTAAGTGATCAATATGATACTGACAGTGATGATTCCGAAGAAACAATACATGTTACTGCCATATACTCTGCACTGTGTAAAATGGGAATGGTGTCAGCTTTTCCAAATTTATTCATGGCTTATAAGGGGATTTGTACTTTGCCACCAACATCAGCAACTGCAGAACGATGTTTTTCCAAGCTTAAactcattaaaacaaaattacgcTCTACTATTGGAGAAAAAAGGTTagataatttaatgttaatttcttGTAACCCTGATAGAAGTATAGAAGTATCAATTGAAGATGCTATTAATAAATTTGCTTCAACTTCCAGTGTTTTGCAAAAAGCATTAATGTATTGTTAA